The Streptomyces sp. DH-12 genome has a window encoding:
- a CDS encoding alpha/beta hydrolase, with product MRHAPPDAGSVYRGMDQATLDRQYSPSSRVPSLEAYLRAYERLSEAARRDHPVRTSLAYGPHPAERLDYFPGPAAGRAPLLVFVHGGNWQALGRAESAFPAPPLLAAGAAVAVIEYGLAPEVGLDAMAGMVRRAVEWLLRHADGLGFAPDRLHLCGTSAGAHLVAMALLPAPSAGPDVSGRITGAVLLSGVYDLEPVRLSYVNEALRLDEAAALRNSPVRRLPARLPRTVIARGGNETEEYVRQHDRMVAALRPRAAVTEVVADRRDHFDLPYDLGVPGTGLGDAVLTQMGLEGTTA from the coding sequence ATGCGCCACGCACCACCGGACGCGGGCTCCGTGTACCGGGGCATGGACCAGGCCACGCTGGACCGGCAGTACTCGCCCAGTTCCCGCGTGCCGAGCCTGGAGGCCTACCTGCGCGCGTACGAGCGGCTGAGCGAGGCCGCCCGCCGGGACCACCCGGTGCGCACCTCGCTCGCCTACGGCCCGCACCCGGCGGAGCGGCTCGACTACTTCCCCGGACCGGCGGCCGGGCGGGCGCCGCTGCTGGTGTTCGTGCACGGCGGGAACTGGCAGGCACTGGGCCGCGCCGAATCGGCGTTCCCGGCGCCGCCGCTGCTGGCCGCCGGCGCGGCGGTCGCGGTGATCGAGTACGGGCTCGCGCCGGAGGTCGGCCTGGACGCCATGGCGGGCATGGTGCGCCGGGCCGTCGAATGGCTGCTGCGGCACGCCGACGGACTGGGGTTCGCCCCGGACCGCCTCCACCTGTGCGGCACTTCCGCGGGCGCGCACCTGGTCGCCATGGCCCTGCTGCCCGCCCCGTCGGCCGGACCGGACGTGTCCGGCCGGATCACCGGCGCGGTGCTGCTCAGCGGCGTGTACGACCTGGAGCCGGTCCGCCTGTCGTACGTCAACGAGGCGCTGCGGCTGGACGAGGCCGCGGCCCTGCGCAACAGCCCGGTCCGGCGGCTGCCGGCGCGGCTGCCCAGGACGGTGATCGCCCGCGGCGGCAACGAGACCGAGGAGTACGTCCGCCAGCACGACCGGATGGTGGCCGCGCTGCGCCCCCGGGCAGCGGTGACCGAGGTCGTCGCCGACCGGCGCGACCACTTCGACCTCCCCTACGACCTGGGCGTGCCGGGCACCGGGCTGGGCGACGCGGTCCTGACACAGATGGGACTGGAAGGAACGACCGCATGA
- a CDS encoding TetR/AcrR family transcriptional regulator, with protein sequence MVVFAGQGDARRSMSLLWRSVTSGKPGPGTKPGPKPRLDVDTIVAAGVAVADEQGMAALSMRAVGTRLGRTAMALYTYVPSKSELVDLMHDRVLAELPTEYDTGAGWRPAITAWADDAWAFYLRHPWVLQVSQARPVLGPNEYARLETVVRILGGTGLGPLHVRRVIAVLFQFVRGMALVATEHRQAAAETGVPDEEWWAQRSALLAEFAPDFTERFPALAALESTASLAAMTEAGAGGAASHMEQEAEEAFRVGLELILDGVAAAVRTDSDGTFHASAGTS encoded by the coding sequence GTGGTTGTTTTCGCCGGACAGGGCGATGCCCGCCGATCCATGTCCCTGCTCTGGCGATCGGTCACATCCGGGAAGCCCGGCCCGGGCACGAAACCCGGACCCAAACCCCGACTCGACGTGGACACGATCGTGGCCGCGGGTGTCGCGGTGGCGGACGAACAGGGCATGGCGGCCCTGTCCATGCGGGCGGTCGGGACCCGGCTCGGACGGACCGCCATGGCGCTCTACACGTACGTGCCGAGCAAGAGCGAGCTGGTCGACCTCATGCACGACCGGGTGCTGGCCGAGTTGCCCACCGAGTACGACACCGGCGCGGGCTGGCGCCCGGCGATCACCGCCTGGGCCGACGACGCCTGGGCGTTCTACCTGCGTCACCCCTGGGTGCTCCAGGTCTCGCAGGCCCGGCCCGTGCTCGGACCGAACGAGTACGCACGGCTGGAGACGGTGGTGCGGATCCTGGGCGGAACCGGCCTGGGCCCCCTGCACGTCAGACGGGTCATCGCGGTGCTGTTCCAGTTCGTGCGGGGGATGGCCCTGGTCGCGACGGAACACCGGCAGGCCGCGGCGGAGACCGGGGTGCCCGACGAAGAGTGGTGGGCGCAGCGGTCCGCGCTGCTCGCGGAGTTCGCGCCGGACTTCACCGAACGCTTCCCCGCCCTGGCGGCCCTGGAGTCGACCGCGAGCCTCGCCGCCATGACCGAGGCGGGGGCGGGCGGCGCCGCCTCGCACATGGAGCAGGAGGCGGAGGAAGCGTTCCGGGTGGGCCTGGAACTGATCCTCGACGGCGTCGCGGCGGCGGTGCGCACGGACTCCGACGGCACGTTCCACGCCTCGGCCGGCACCTCCTGA
- a CDS encoding siderophore-interacting protein, whose product MAELPVTFIQVTDITRITPRMARVTFEADHLDDSVGLAPDQQLKLCFPRPGQERPLLPEQSDDTTGWYQAFLAIPEDERPWMRSFTLRRRVPGTNTVEIDFVLHGDTGPAGAWAASARPGDRLGMVGPSALYAGPVSLTDSIASADWLLIAGDETALPAIGTLLEALPERTRAQVYVEVADHAERQTFQTAGDVALHWLHRDGTQAGRSEVLIDAVRGAEFPPGRPFAWLAGEAGVVRTLRRHLVNDRGLDKRAVNFSGYWRFKLTQDDAPTADDMAEAQERLAEYQAASDGWS is encoded by the coding sequence ATGGCAGAGCTCCCCGTCACGTTCATCCAGGTCACCGACATCACACGCATCACACCGCGGATGGCCCGCGTGACGTTCGAGGCCGACCACCTCGACGACTCCGTGGGCCTGGCTCCGGACCAGCAGCTCAAGCTCTGCTTCCCCCGGCCCGGCCAGGAGCGGCCCCTCCTGCCGGAGCAGAGCGACGACACGACGGGCTGGTACCAGGCGTTCCTGGCCATCCCCGAGGACGAGCGCCCCTGGATGCGCAGCTTCACCCTCCGCCGGCGCGTGCCCGGCACGAACACCGTCGAGATCGACTTCGTCCTGCACGGCGACACCGGCCCGGCCGGCGCCTGGGCGGCCTCGGCCCGCCCCGGCGACCGACTCGGCATGGTCGGCCCCTCCGCGCTCTACGCCGGACCGGTCTCCCTGACGGACTCCATCGCCTCCGCCGACTGGCTCCTGATCGCAGGCGACGAGACGGCGCTGCCCGCCATCGGCACCCTGCTGGAGGCTCTGCCCGAGCGGACCCGCGCCCAGGTCTACGTCGAGGTCGCCGACCACGCCGAGCGGCAGACCTTCCAGACGGCCGGCGACGTCGCCCTCCACTGGCTGCACCGCGACGGAACGCAGGCCGGCCGCAGCGAGGTGCTGATCGACGCCGTCCGCGGCGCCGAGTTCCCGCCCGGACGCCCCTTCGCCTGGCTGGCCGGCGAGGCGGGCGTCGTGCGGACCCTGCGCCGCCACCTCGTCAACGACCGCGGGCTCGACAAGCGCGCGGTCAACTTCAGCGGCTACTGGCGCTTCAAGCTCACCCAGGACGACGCCCCGACGGCCGACGACATGGCCGAGGCGCAGGAGCGCCTCGCCGAGTACCAGGCAGCGTCCGATGGCTGGTCCTGA
- a CDS encoding LmbU family transcriptional regulator gives MQHDTKHDRSDRPLPVGHRAAEAARLRRPGEQERIFTTRVGLRIPTSLTYDRWERAGQHIFQIADSSAWCLGDWLVYGQDRYADRYQTGVQAAGLDYQTLRNYAWVARHFEHWRRREALSFGHHAEVASLSPAEADTWLDQAEQHSWSRNQLRLRLRESRRGSRPDTPARASQLRISAPCDRVQRWREAASRGDRDFEEWVLLTLDRATAHELGH, from the coding sequence GTGCAGCACGACACCAAGCACGACCGGAGTGACCGTCCCTTACCAGTCGGCCACCGAGCGGCCGAGGCGGCCCGCCTTCGCAGACCGGGCGAGCAGGAACGAATCTTCACCACCCGGGTCGGCCTCCGGATACCCACCAGCCTCACCTACGACCGATGGGAGCGGGCCGGGCAGCACATCTTCCAGATCGCCGACTCCTCCGCCTGGTGCCTGGGCGACTGGCTCGTCTACGGCCAGGACCGCTACGCCGACCGCTACCAGACCGGAGTGCAGGCCGCTGGACTCGACTACCAGACGCTGCGCAACTACGCGTGGGTGGCACGCCACTTCGAGCACTGGCGCCGACGCGAGGCACTGAGCTTCGGCCACCACGCCGAGGTGGCCTCCCTGTCGCCGGCGGAGGCCGATACCTGGCTCGACCAGGCTGAGCAGCACAGCTGGTCGCGGAACCAGCTCCGACTGCGGCTGCGGGAGAGCCGCAGGGGGAGCCGGCCGGACACACCCGCGCGGGCCAGCCAGCTGCGGATCAGCGCGCCCTGTGACCGTGTCCAGCGCTGGCGGGAGGCCGCGTCGAGAGGAGACCGGGACTTCGAGGAGTGGGTCCTGCTGACACTCGACCGCGCCACCGCGCACGAGCTGGGTCATTGA
- the acmL gene encoding 3-hydroxy-D-kynurenine methyltransferase AcmL, which produces MAHASPLTTDGLVQILFGSSAFQMLRAGSDLGLFTLLHRRPGLTPPEIGRELDLEERPVQILLLGTTALGLTVRQNDGYANADVLEGLFAEGTWEIIEDLVEYEERIVRPAEVDFVASLRENTNVGLRRIKGTGEDLYHRLSADPELEQLFYRCMRSWSRLSNPVLVEQADLTGVRRVLDVGGGDGVNAIALAQANPGVEFTVLDLPGTVEIARKKIAEHGLSDRISVRAGDIFADDYPTGHDCVLFANQLVIWSPQENVRLLRKAHAALPDGGRVLVFNAMSDDSGDGPLYAALDNVYFATLPAASSTIYRWGQYEEWFAAAGFVKPERLPGGRWTPHGVISAVK; this is translated from the coding sequence ATGGCTCACGCATCCCCGCTCACCACCGACGGACTGGTACAGATCCTGTTCGGTTCCTCGGCCTTCCAGATGCTCCGCGCGGGCAGCGACCTGGGCCTGTTCACCCTGCTGCACAGGCGGCCCGGCTTGACCCCGCCGGAGATCGGCCGGGAACTCGACCTGGAGGAGCGGCCGGTGCAGATCCTCCTGCTCGGCACCACGGCCCTGGGGCTGACGGTGCGCCAGAACGACGGTTACGCGAACGCCGACGTGCTGGAGGGCCTCTTCGCGGAGGGCACTTGGGAGATCATCGAGGACCTCGTCGAGTACGAGGAGCGGATCGTCCGGCCCGCCGAGGTGGACTTCGTCGCCTCGCTGCGCGAGAACACCAACGTCGGCCTGCGCCGGATCAAGGGCACGGGGGAGGACCTCTACCACCGGCTGTCCGCGGACCCCGAGCTCGAGCAGCTCTTCTACCGCTGCATGCGGTCCTGGTCCCGGCTGTCCAACCCCGTGCTGGTCGAGCAGGCCGACCTCACCGGAGTGCGGCGCGTGCTCGACGTGGGCGGCGGCGACGGCGTCAACGCCATCGCCCTCGCTCAGGCCAACCCCGGCGTCGAGTTCACCGTCCTGGACCTGCCCGGCACGGTGGAGATCGCCCGCAAGAAGATCGCCGAGCACGGTCTGTCCGACAGGATCTCGGTGCGGGCCGGGGACATCTTCGCCGACGACTACCCCACGGGTCACGACTGCGTGCTCTTCGCCAACCAGCTCGTGATCTGGTCGCCGCAGGAGAACGTACGGCTGCTGCGCAAGGCGCACGCGGCCCTGCCCGACGGCGGGCGGGTGCTGGTGTTCAACGCCATGTCCGACGACAGCGGGGACGGCCCGCTCTACGCGGCCCTCGACAACGTGTACTTCGCGACGCTGCCCGCCGCCAGCAGCACGATCTACCGGTGGGGCCAGTACGAGGAGTGGTTCGCCGCGGCCGGGTTCGTCAAGCCCGAGCGGTTGCCCGGTGGCCGGTGGACGCCGCACGGCGTGATCAGCGCGGTCAAGTGA
- a CDS encoding ferredoxin → MEIHIDHGTCIGSGQCTLTAPAVFTQDDAGYATLVPGGATTTTPRQVTQAALSCPVQAIVLGGDPPDA, encoded by the coding sequence ATGGAGATCCACATCGACCACGGCACCTGTATCGGGTCAGGGCAGTGCACCCTGACGGCGCCCGCCGTGTTCACCCAGGACGACGCCGGGTACGCCACGCTCGTTCCCGGCGGCGCCACGACCACGACCCCGCGGCAGGTCACCCAGGCCGCGCTGTCCTGTCCCGTCCAGGCCATCGTCCTCGGCGGCGACCCGCCCGACGCCTGA
- a CDS encoding DUF6875 domain-containing protein yields the protein MLTDALSVDVAKALAAVDEWLSEYIRRPHGELGRTGPVCPFVEPAQRADALEIRVRLVGPTPSQTLIDEIVRCGLDEFSEVDWRSGNPNLRSLLLVLPDLPTEHLHLLDAAHTALKPESVRRGLMIAQFHEKCEEKAARNPAFEVSHAPVPMMAVRSMAIHDVLFLADRREWFEEYANRFGARYRTGSHGIDPLLAEVYERARATYAPGS from the coding sequence ATGCTGACCGACGCGCTCTCCGTCGACGTGGCCAAGGCCCTGGCCGCCGTGGACGAATGGCTGAGCGAGTACATCCGCCGACCGCACGGCGAACTCGGACGCACCGGCCCGGTGTGCCCGTTCGTCGAACCCGCCCAGCGCGCCGACGCGCTGGAGATCCGTGTCAGGCTGGTCGGCCCCACCCCGAGCCAGACCCTCATCGACGAGATCGTCCGCTGCGGCCTCGACGAGTTCAGCGAGGTCGACTGGAGGTCCGGCAACCCGAATCTGCGCTCCCTGCTGCTCGTCCTGCCGGACCTGCCGACCGAGCACCTGCACCTGCTGGACGCGGCGCACACCGCGCTGAAGCCGGAGAGCGTGCGGCGGGGGCTGATGATCGCCCAGTTCCACGAGAAGTGCGAGGAGAAGGCCGCCCGCAACCCGGCGTTCGAGGTGAGCCACGCCCCCGTGCCGATGATGGCCGTGCGGTCGATGGCGATCCACGACGTGCTGTTCCTGGCCGACCGCCGGGAGTGGTTCGAGGAGTACGCGAACCGTTTCGGAGCCCGCTACCGCACCGGATCGCACGGCATCGACCCGCTGCTGGCCGAGGTGTACGAACGCGCCCGTGCCACCTACGCGCCGGGGAGCTGA
- a CDS encoding tryptophan 2,3-dioxygenase family protein: MTTERTTRSPACPLAGSPPDTTPYAHYARMDELLALQHPLSPARTEPGFIIMSQVKELLFKLLHTELTTARDQLTQDLLDDALWTLRRAARVQQVLLVSWETFSVLSPVEFAEFRDVLGSASGFQSAGYRRLEFLLGNKNPAMAEPHRDTAGYETVVAQLHAPSLYDAALALLVRRGLLTPDDSPDRDVTRPYRGGAEVEDAWRTVYRDPARHRDLHLLAEALMDTADQFARWRYTHLVTVQRMLGAKPGTGGTEGVAWLARISEHRFFPELWSVRSTL; this comes from the coding sequence ATGACCACCGAACGGACCACCCGCAGTCCCGCGTGCCCGCTGGCCGGATCCCCGCCGGACACCACCCCGTACGCCCACTACGCGCGGATGGACGAGCTGCTGGCCCTGCAGCATCCGCTCAGCCCGGCCCGCACCGAGCCGGGGTTCATCATCATGAGCCAGGTCAAGGAGCTGCTGTTCAAACTGCTGCACACTGAACTGACAACGGCACGCGACCAGTTGACACAAGACCTGCTCGACGACGCGCTGTGGACGCTGCGCCGCGCCGCACGGGTGCAGCAGGTGCTGCTGGTGTCGTGGGAGACGTTCTCCGTGCTGTCCCCGGTGGAGTTCGCCGAGTTCCGGGACGTCCTGGGGTCGGCCTCCGGGTTCCAGTCGGCCGGCTACCGTCGCCTCGAGTTCCTGCTCGGCAACAAGAACCCCGCGATGGCCGAGCCGCACCGGGACACGGCGGGCTACGAGACGGTGGTCGCCCAGCTCCACGCGCCGAGTCTGTACGACGCCGCGCTCGCGCTGCTGGTCCGCCGCGGGCTGCTCACCCCGGACGACTCCCCGGACCGGGACGTCACCCGACCGTACCGCGGCGGCGCCGAGGTCGAGGACGCCTGGCGGACGGTCTACCGGGACCCCGCCCGCCATCGCGACCTGCATCTGCTCGCCGAGGCGCTGATGGACACCGCCGACCAGTTCGCCCGCTGGCGCTACACCCACCTGGTGACCGTCCAGCGGATGCTGGGCGCCAAGCCCGGGACCGGCGGCACCGAGGGCGTGGCCTGGCTGGCCCGGATCAGCGAGCACCGCTTCTTCCCGGAACTGTGGTCGGTGCGCTCCACGCTTTGA
- a CDS encoding cytochrome P450 → MSSTFQDAPPDGGGAVCPAGPHMMDPDLLADPFGGYGRLREQGPVVRGRFVDGTPVWFVTRYDDVRTVLRDPRFVNTPSHVPGAQGADPRQGMMDLLKVPEHLRIYLLGSILDSDPPDHPRLRRLVTRAFTARRILDLRPAIEGIADRLLAELPRRAQDGTVDLLEHYAYPLSITVICRLVGIPEADLDQWREWGGDLVSMRPERLQHSFPVMIDYCHRLIRQRRAALKDDLLSELIRAQDDDGGRLSDTEMVTMVLTLVLAGHETSTHLIGNGTAALLTHPEQLARLREDPALFPRAVHELMRWCGSVQVARLRYAVEDLEIAGTRVARGDAVQPVLVSANFDPRHYTDPDRLHLTRQPDGQAENHVGFGHGIHYCLGATLARQEGEVALARLLARYPDLALADGDPECARARLPGSWRLNALRLRLGP, encoded by the coding sequence ATGTCTTCCACGTTCCAGGACGCCCCGCCGGACGGCGGGGGAGCCGTGTGCCCAGCCGGCCCGCACATGATGGACCCCGACCTGCTCGCGGACCCCTTCGGGGGTTACGGCCGGCTGCGCGAACAGGGCCCGGTCGTCCGCGGCAGGTTCGTCGACGGCACCCCGGTGTGGTTCGTGACCCGCTACGACGACGTCCGAACCGTGCTGCGCGACCCGCGGTTCGTCAACACCCCGTCGCACGTGCCCGGCGCGCAGGGCGCGGATCCGCGCCAGGGGATGATGGACCTGCTCAAGGTCCCCGAGCACCTGCGGATCTACCTGCTCGGATCCATCCTGGACAGCGACCCGCCGGACCACCCCCGGCTGCGCCGCCTGGTGACCCGGGCGTTCACGGCCCGCCGCATCCTCGACCTGCGCCCCGCCATCGAGGGGATCGCCGACCGGCTGCTCGCCGAACTGCCCCGCCGGGCGCAGGACGGGACGGTGGATCTGCTGGAGCACTACGCCTACCCCCTGTCGATCACGGTGATCTGCCGGCTGGTCGGCATCCCCGAGGCCGACCTCGACCAGTGGCGGGAGTGGGGCGGGGACCTCGTGTCGATGCGGCCCGAACGTCTCCAGCACTCCTTCCCCGTGATGATCGACTACTGCCATCGGCTGATTCGGCAGCGTCGCGCGGCGCTCAAGGACGATCTGTTGAGCGAGCTGATCCGGGCACAGGACGACGACGGCGGGCGGCTCAGCGACACGGAGATGGTCACCATGGTGCTCACCCTGGTGCTGGCCGGTCACGAGACGAGCACCCACCTCATCGGCAACGGCACCGCGGCCCTGCTCACCCATCCCGAGCAGCTGGCACGGCTGAGGGAGGACCCGGCGCTGTTCCCGAGAGCGGTGCACGAGCTGATGCGCTGGTGCGGCTCGGTGCAGGTGGCCCGGCTGCGCTACGCCGTGGAGGACCTGGAGATCGCCGGCACCCGCGTCGCCCGCGGCGACGCGGTCCAACCGGTGCTGGTGTCCGCCAACTTCGACCCGCGGCACTACACCGACCCGGACCGGCTGCACCTGACCCGTCAGCCGGACGGACAGGCCGAGAACCACGTAGGCTTCGGCCACGGCATCCACTACTGCCTGGGCGCGACGCTGGCCCGGCAGGAGGGCGAGGTGGCGCTTGCCCGGTTGCTGGCCCGCTACCCGGACCTCGCGCTCGCGGACGGCGATCCGGAGTGCGCGCGCGCCCGGCTGCCCGGCAGCTGGCGGCTGAACGCGCTGCGCCTGCGGCTCGGACCCTGA
- a CDS encoding aminotransferase class V-fold PLP-dependent enzyme, translating into MVSGIPRTAAEELDAADPLAAFRRRFVIADPELIYLDGNSLGPLPTATPEVLRGVVEEGWGGGLVRSWQGWIDWGARLGDRLAEHVLGAAPGEVVISDSTSVNLYKLAAAALDAAPGRSTVLMDAEDFPTNRYIVQGLAEQRGLRSVRLPSDLDGGLGLDALRSALNGDVALVVLSLVSYRSGALLDMAQVNDLARAAGARVVWDVSHAAGAVPVDLAGTGAELAVGCTYKYLNGGPGSPAFLYVRRDLQSRLRQPVWGWYGQRGQFEMGPDYDPVPGIERFLVSTPPLVSLAAIDPALALVEEAGLARIRAKGLRLGRLADDLVDAWLTPLDFRPASPRPPERRGSHLSLYHPDAWRICQALAADAKVVCDYRVPDRLRIGLSPLVTRFTDVWDAMARIRDVVAHGAYASRPAGLARVT; encoded by the coding sequence ATGGTGAGCGGGATCCCGCGCACGGCGGCCGAGGAACTGGACGCGGCAGATCCGCTCGCCGCGTTCCGCAGGCGGTTCGTCATCGCCGATCCGGAGCTGATCTACCTGGACGGCAACTCGCTGGGCCCGCTGCCCACTGCCACCCCGGAGGTGCTGCGGGGCGTGGTCGAGGAGGGCTGGGGCGGGGGACTGGTCCGGTCGTGGCAGGGCTGGATCGACTGGGGCGCCCGGCTCGGCGACCGCCTCGCCGAGCACGTGCTCGGCGCCGCGCCCGGCGAGGTGGTGATCTCCGACTCCACGTCGGTCAACCTCTACAAGCTGGCCGCCGCCGCCCTGGACGCGGCGCCGGGGCGCAGCACCGTCCTGATGGACGCCGAGGACTTCCCGACCAACCGGTACATCGTCCAGGGCCTCGCCGAACAGCGCGGGCTGCGGTCGGTGCGGCTGCCGTCCGACCTCGACGGCGGCCTCGGCCTCGATGCGCTGCGCTCGGCACTGAACGGTGACGTGGCGCTGGTGGTGCTGTCGCTGGTGTCCTACCGGAGCGGCGCGCTGCTGGACATGGCACAGGTGAACGACCTGGCCCGCGCGGCCGGCGCACGCGTGGTGTGGGACGTGTCGCACGCCGCCGGAGCCGTCCCCGTCGACCTGGCCGGCACCGGCGCCGAACTCGCCGTCGGCTGCACGTACAAGTACCTCAACGGCGGCCCGGGTTCACCCGCCTTCCTCTATGTGCGCCGCGACCTCCAGTCCCGGCTGCGGCAGCCGGTGTGGGGCTGGTACGGGCAGCGCGGGCAGTTCGAGATGGGGCCCGACTACGATCCGGTGCCGGGCATCGAGCGGTTCCTGGTGAGCACCCCGCCGCTCGTGTCGCTGGCGGCGATCGACCCCGCCCTCGCCCTGGTCGAGGAGGCCGGACTGGCGCGGATCCGCGCCAAAGGGCTGCGGCTGGGCCGGCTCGCCGACGATCTCGTGGACGCCTGGCTCACTCCGCTGGACTTCCGGCCCGCCTCGCCCCGCCCGCCGGAGCGGCGCGGTTCGCATCTGTCCCTGTACCACCCCGACGCCTGGCGGATCTGTCAGGCGCTGGCCGCGGACGCGAAGGTCGTCTGCGACTACCGGGTCCCGGACCGGCTGCGCATCGGCTTGTCCCCCCTGGTCACCCGCTTCACGGACGTGTGGGACGCGATGGCCCGCATCCGTGACGTCGTGGCCCACGGCGCCTACGCCTCCCGGCCCGCCGGTCTCGCCCGGGTGACCTGA